The window TAAGCACCATCGCAAGCGAGATAAGCACCGTTGAAGGCGGAACTTGTTGCGTTCCCATAGCCTGGCGTAAAAAGGAAAAGACAATAACAAGCCTTAAGAAACTTGTCATCATAAAGATAAGCGAAGGAGCAAGTGCAAGTGCGGTGAGGATAAGTAAAACGTTTAGAGAATTTACTAGTTGCTCAGCATTTGCAGGAGAATTTAGACTTAAATTTATAGTTGGCAAGGCCGGATCAGCCCCAAAAACCGTGCAAAGTAAAACCGCTAAAGCAAGCAGTGCTTTCACGACTAATTCCTCATATCAAGGATACTTTTCTTAGTAGCCTCTTTATTTTTTGGCTCAAGCGATATGAAGTGAATTTCTACTCTATTGTTCTTAGCTCTGCCATCTTCTGTGCTGTTGCTAGCGATCGGATCAAACGAAGCTTTGCCAGAAGCTATTATTCTATTTTGTGGCACGCCATCGTTGATTAGCTCTTCAACCACACTTAAAGCCCTTGCAGTTGAGAGCTGCCAGTTATTTTTATAAGCTGAGTCTTTGCTTGGTTCTATATTATCTGTATGGCCGATGATATCGGCTTTTACATCATTAGGCATTTTCGCCACAATCATGCCTATTCGTTTTAAAAATAGCTTCGCATCTTCGCCAGAAATTTTAGCACTATCCTTATCAAAAAGCATAGCCGCTGGAAGCCTTACGATAAAGCCATCTTCACTCTCTTCCATCGTAATCTCGGGCGCTCCACTAGCAGCTAGCAGCTCATTTATCTTTTTAACATTCATATTTAGCTCACTTTGTGAGCCCTTTTGCTTACTTATCTTTTTTGCACGAGTATTTTCTGGATCTGTCTCTTTTTCTATCTGATTTTCAGGTCTAGCACCGCCTTCAAGTACGCTTAGAGCGCCAGCTAGCGAGCCAACAGCAGCCTCCATCTTTTTAGCATCCATTGTTGCCATCGAAAGAAGCAAAACGAAAAAGCAAAGCAAAAGCGACATGAGATCGCCAAAAGTAGCAAGCCACTCAGGCATACACTTTGGACACTCTTTAGGATCTATTAATTTACCCATTATTCAAACTGACTTTTTCTATCTTTTGGTGGTAAAAACGCCAAGAGCTTAGCTTCAAGGGTTCTTGGATTATCCCCTGCTTGTATCGCCATGATGCCCTCTAAAATGACTTGTTTTTCAAGTGCCTCGTCAGAGTCACGTATTGAGAGGATATTTGCCACAGGTGCACCGATGATGTTACCTATCATCGCACCATAAAGTGTCGTAAGCAAAGCAACCGCCATTGATGGACCGATCGCACTAGGATCTGACATGTTAAGAAGCATCGCAACAAGACCTATTAGAGTACCGATCATACCCATCGCACCAGCAAAACCGCCAATTTGTTCAAAAATTTTAATGTTATTTGTATGTCTAGCACTAGTTTGGTCTATGTCAATCTCTAAAAGCGCTCTTATAGCATCTGGCTCGTTACCATCGACAGCCATTGAAAGCCCTTTTTTCAAAAACTGATTTGTTTCGTTATTTACTTCGCTTTCGAGCGATAAGATACCATCACGTCTAGCTTTAGTTGAATAATCGACTATTTTTTTTATAGTCTCAGGTAAATTTACTACGACTGATGGTTTAACAGCAATGCCATAAAATTTACCGATTCCTTTAAGCGTCTCCATCTTGAAGCCAACCATCATAACGCCGATAGTACCACCAAAAACGATCATCACAGAAGGAATATCGATGTATGGTCCTATACCAACGCCTATCGCCATTGATCCAAACAAAAGCACCAGGGTCAAAACCCAGCCGACGACGGTTCCTAAATCCATTTAAGCTCACTTTATTTATAAATTCTTAAGAATTGCTATTTTATTAGCTTTTTGTTGAAACAATCGTTAAATTAAAAAAAATGTTTGGTATTTTTTGCTACAATCTGCGAAATTTTTAACGTTAAAAGGCTTAAAAATGAACAATACTTCAATCATAATTTTAGCGGCTGGTCTTGGCACCAGAATGAAATCAAAACGCCCAAAAGTTCTATTTGAGCTATGTGGCGAGCCAATGATCATTCACATATTAAAGCAAGCTTATGCGATCACAAATGACGTTAGCGTCGTGCTTCACTACGAAAAAGAGTTAATTAGCAAAAAGATAAAAGAAATTTTCCCTCAAACTAAAATTTTCGAGCAAGATCTAGCAAATTTTCCAGGCACTGCTGGCGCGATAAAGAGCGTAAATTTAAGCGGCGAAAAGGTGCTTGTAACTTGTGGCGATATGCCTCTTGTAAAATCAACCGATCTAATGCGCCTAGCAAATGCTGAAGCGGACGTGGTTATGAGCTCATTTGAAGCGGCAAATCCTTTTGGCTACGGCAGAGTTATCATAAAAAATGGTAAAGTTGAAGGCATCGTCGAGCAAAAAGATGCGAGCGAAGCGCAACTTGCGATAAAAAGCGTAAATGCTGGCTGCTACTGCTTTAAACGCGAAGCGCTAGAGCAAATTTTACCACTCATAAGCAACCAAAACGCGCAAAAAGAGTACTACCTAACTGACGCCATAAAAATAGCAAATGAAAAGGGTTTAAAGTGCGTTGCAGTGAGTGTTAGCGAGCAAAATTTCATGGGCATAAACGATAAATTTCAGCTTAGTATCGCTGAAAAAATAATGCAAGATGAGATCAAGCAAAATTTGATGAAGGCTGGCGTTTTGATGCGCATGCCTGAGAGCATTTTCATAGATAGCAGGGCTAAATTTGAAGGCGAATGCGTGCTCGAAGAAAACGTAAGTATCCTTGGCGAGTGCGTCATCACAGAGAGCGTCATCAAAAGCTCATCGGTGATCGAAAGCAGCGTCATCAAAAACTCAGACATCGGCCCACTAGCTCACATAAGGCCAAATTCTGAAATTTCTAACACACATATAGGAAATTTTGTCGAGGTTAAAAAAGGCGTTCTTAGCGGCGTAAAAGCTGGACACTTAAGCTATCTTGGCGACTGCGAGATAGAAAGTGGCACAAATATCGGTTGTGGCACAATCACGTGCAACTACGACGGCAAGGCAAAATACAAAACCAAGATCGGCAAAAACGTCTTTGTTGGCTCAGATACCCAGCTAGTTGCCCCTGTCAATATCGCTGATAATGTTATCATCGCAGCTGGCAGCACCATCACAAAAGATGTTGAGAGTGGAGCGCTAGCGATTAGCAGAGGTCGTCAAGAGAACAAAAGCGGCTTTTTTGAGAAATTCTTTGGCAAAGACGATGTTAAAAAATAAAAAAATTTTACTAGCAGTTTGCGGTAGCATCGCCTTTTATAAAGCTTACGAGATTTTATCACTGCTCAAAAAGCAAGGCGCTGATGTTTATGTGGCTTTAAGCGACGGAGCACTTGAATTTTGCAGTGTAAGCGGCTTTGAGGCGCTAAGTGAGCATAAAATTTTAAGTTCACAAACACAAAACTGGCAAGATGGCGTAAATCATATAGCCTACTCTAAAATGGATCTAGTTCTAATCGCTCCAGCCTCGGTAAATACGATAAATAAACTAACAGCTGGCATCTGTGACAATGTCTTCATGCAAACACTAATCGCCGCCTCACACGTGCCCTTAGTTGTCGCTCCAGCTGCAAATAACAATATGATCGAGCACTTCGCGACGCAAAACTCACTTGAAATTTTAAAGAAAAACGGTGCTTTAGTGGTTGAGCCAGTTTTAAAAACTCTAGCTTGCGGTGACGTTGGCAAAGGCGGTCTTGCAAGCCCTGAAGTGATAGTAGAAGCTGCCATTAAAAGGCTTAGTAAGCCTCTTTTTGCAGGCAAAAAAGTAGTGATCACTGGTGGCGCGACGACAGAAAAGATAGATGACGTTAGAGCCATTACAAATTTCTCAAGTGGCAAGATGGCAAGAGCCTTGGCAAGAGCCTTTTACTATGCGGACGCAGAGGTAAAATTACTTGCTAGCTTTGAAGCGGAAAACGAGCCATTTGAATGCCTTAAATTTAGCTCAAGCAGTGAGCTTTTAGAGCTTTGCAAGAGCGAGTGCGAGAGCGCGAATTTACTTGTGATGTGTGCTGCAGTAAGCGATTTTATGCCGACAAAAATTGATGGCAAGATAAAAAAAGAGGACGTTGGCGAAATTTTAAGCTTAAGTCTAAAGAGAAATGTCGATATTTTGCAAAGCTTAAAAGAGTTTAAATGCAAAAAGATCGGCTTTAAGCTTGAAATCTCAAGTGAGAGCGCACACAAAAATGCTAGAGCAATGCTAGAGCAAAAAGGGCTTGACGCAGTTTGTCTAAATATCTTGGGTGAGAAAAATGGCTTTGCAAGCGAG of the Campylobacter concisus genome contains:
- a CDS encoding flagellar motor protein MotB, with amino-acid sequence MGKLIDPKECPKCMPEWLATFGDLMSLLLCFFVLLLSMATMDAKKMEAAVGSLAGALSVLEGGARPENQIEKETDPENTRAKKISKQKGSQSELNMNVKKINELLAASGAPEITMEESEDGFIVRLPAAMLFDKDSAKISGEDAKLFLKRIGMIVAKMPNDVKADIIGHTDNIEPSKDSAYKNNWQLSTARALSVVEELINDGVPQNRIIASGKASFDPIASNSTEDGRAKNNRVEIHFISLEPKNKEATKKSILDMRN
- a CDS encoding motility protein A, translated to MDLGTVVGWVLTLVLLFGSMAIGVGIGPYIDIPSVMIVFGGTIGVMMVGFKMETLKGIGKFYGIAVKPSVVVNLPETIKKIVDYSTKARRDGILSLESEVNNETNQFLKKGLSMAVDGNEPDAIRALLEIDIDQTSARHTNNIKIFEQIGGFAGAMGMIGTLIGLVAMLLNMSDPSAIGPSMAVALLTTLYGAMIGNIIGAPVANILSIRDSDEALEKQVILEGIMAIQAGDNPRTLEAKLLAFLPPKDRKSQFE
- the glmU gene encoding bifunctional UDP-N-acetylglucosamine diphosphorylase/glucosamine-1-phosphate N-acetyltransferase GlmU, translated to MNNTSIIILAAGLGTRMKSKRPKVLFELCGEPMIIHILKQAYAITNDVSVVLHYEKELISKKIKEIFPQTKIFEQDLANFPGTAGAIKSVNLSGEKVLVTCGDMPLVKSTDLMRLANAEADVVMSSFEAANPFGYGRVIIKNGKVEGIVEQKDASEAQLAIKSVNAGCYCFKREALEQILPLISNQNAQKEYYLTDAIKIANEKGLKCVAVSVSEQNFMGINDKFQLSIAEKIMQDEIKQNLMKAGVLMRMPESIFIDSRAKFEGECVLEENVSILGECVITESVIKSSSVIESSVIKNSDIGPLAHIRPNSEISNTHIGNFVEVKKGVLSGVKAGHLSYLGDCEIESGTNIGCGTITCNYDGKAKYKTKIGKNVFVGSDTQLVAPVNIADNVIIAAGSTITKDVESGALAISRGRQENKSGFFEKFFGKDDVKK
- the coaBC gene encoding bifunctional phosphopantothenoylcysteine decarboxylase/phosphopantothenate--cysteine ligase CoaBC; translation: MLKNKKILLAVCGSIAFYKAYEILSLLKKQGADVYVALSDGALEFCSVSGFEALSEHKILSSQTQNWQDGVNHIAYSKMDLVLIAPASVNTINKLTAGICDNVFMQTLIAASHVPLVVAPAANNNMIEHFATQNSLEILKKNGALVVEPVLKTLACGDVGKGGLASPEVIVEAAIKRLSKPLFAGKKVVITGGATTEKIDDVRAITNFSSGKMARALARAFYYADAEVKLLASFEAENEPFECLKFSSSSELLELCKSECESANLLVMCAAVSDFMPTKIDGKIKKEDVGEILSLSLKRNVDILQSLKEFKCKKIGFKLEISSESAHKNARAMLEQKGLDAVCLNILGEKNGFASEQNEVNFITKNSETLLPLAAKDEIARHIVELAANL